One Paralysiella testudinis genomic window, ATCTACAGTTGGCATGAAACCGCAGTGCATTGCATCGGCAAAGGCAAAGCACACAAAAAATACGAATTCGGTAATAAAGTTTCCCTCGTCAGCAGCTCGAAGAACAACTGGGTATTGAGTGCCCAAGGATTAGCCAACCCTTACGACGGGCATACACTGGCTGATGCATTGGCACACATGCAGCAAGTGTGTGGGCATAGCCCGCAACATGTCTACTGTGACCAAGGATACCGGGGACATCAACAAAACGGATCGGGCAAGCCTATCATCCATCTGGTCGGTAAGATTCCGAAAACAGCGAGCCGCAGTATGAAAAGATGGATGAAACGCAGAGCAGCAATAGAACCGATAATAGGCCACTTAAAGGCGGATAACCGTATGGGCAGAAACCACCTGAAAGGGGAAGCAGGCAACCGTTTGAACCCGATTCTGGCTGCCGCTGCCTACAACCTGCGCAAATTACTGGCGTGGTTGTATTTTTGGCTTATGGGGTGGGTGGGAGAGAGTCGGGAAGAATGGATTCTTCAGGGGTGACTACATATAGTAAAATGCATAAAAAAGTGCTACGACGTTGCCGTGCCCTACTGCTTGTACTGTCTGCGGCTTCGCGCCTTGTATCATTTATTCTTTATTTCACTATAAAACCCACAAAAAAGCCTGCAAACATTGGTTTACAGGCTTTTTTACGGATTCCAGCTTATTGCGATGCTGCCATCGGTTTTGTCGATGCAGAGCCAAACCATTTTTGGTTGATTTTGGCGTATACACCGTTGGCCTTGATATTGGCCAAACCGGTGTTGATTTTGCTTTGCAATTCGGTGTTGCCTTTTTTCAGTACAAATACAATTTCAGGCACCGTGGCGTTGGGGGCGTATTCAAATGATTTAAACGCAACACTCGGCTCGCCCTGCATATAGTATTTCAATACCGCCTCATCGCCCACCACTGCATCGGCCTTGCCGCCCACCACTTCTTTCAGCGCCAGATAAAGCGTGTCGGTAGCGATGATTTTGTCATTACCGCCTTTTAATTTCTGTAAATCGGTGATACGTGAGGTTTTAATCTGTGTGGCTACCTTAAGGTCTTTTAAATCAGCAAATGTTTTTAAATCCAATTTGCTGTCGGTATAAACGGCCAGATCAGGCGAGAAATAATAGCCGTTGGATAAGGCATATTTTTGGTGCCGCTCTTCGGTGGCGGTAACGCCGGCCGCCACAATGGCGCGCTCATCCCTATCCAAGGTATCAAAAATACCTTCCCACGGCTGGTGGATAAATTGCACTTTAAAGCCTTGATCTTCGGCAATGGCATTCAAAGAGGTCAATATCGTAGCCCACAATCAGCCCTTGCTCATCACGGAATTCAAACGGGGCATAAGTGGCATCGGTAGCCACTAAGTAGGTATTGGCATTGGCCGCAGCAGATGCGGGTGTTGAGGCCGCCTGAGTGGTGCTTTCCTGCACCGCTTTTTGGCCGCAAGCGGCCAGCAAAATACTCAACGCAATCGCAACTAGGCTGGTTTTAACAAACTGCATGATGTTTCCTTTTATTTTAGATATTGTTAGAAATTTAAATCCGCCCAATCCCTATATCGCTGCTTGGTTCTGCTGATTTAGTATGATTAAACGTTGATAAGTCTTATAGCATAACCACTCCGCATAATAAATATTTAATTATCCTAATATATTTTTACTATCATACAGATAGGTTAAATATTCTAAATTTAACAAATTATTTGTTCGTATAGAATGGAAATTATTTTCTAGCTGAAGATACGCACTTACTTGTAAAGGCTCACTAAACAAAATAGTGACGCTGCTTAATCTAAGTTATACCAATTCGAAAAAATAAGATAACAAGACGGAGAGCCGAAGACACTACATACGTACGGATAAGCGAGCCAACGAAGTTGGGTTATTTTTTCGAATGGGTATTACTAAGCTGCCTGAAACACATCATCCCTACACTGCTGCATCCAGGCCACAGCCTGCTCGGGCGGCTCGTTGGTGGTGGCCGGATTAACGGCGGCTTAAGCGCTTGTTGATTATCTTTTTTGGCGCCAATATGGCTTTAAGTTTCCGTTAATGTGGGGGCAGTATGGTGTGTCCGTGTCCTTATCGGCCATCACCGATAAAGCACGGTAGACAGACAGATAAGCAACGGGAGACGAAAATGGACAAAAAAGCCTTATGGGTATGTGCGCTGATCAGCGCTTTTGCATTGATTTTTTTGGGCGGCGTGGTGGCCGCTTTGCAGCAACCCTCAAATACCGATACCGCGGCACCCGCAGTGACACAAGCCACGCTGCCCGCCGCTTCATCAGCACCGGCCACGGCACTGAGTGCCGCACAGGCATTGGATGTGGCACGCCAAGCTTTGCCGGGAGCGCAATTTTTACAGCCGCCGCAATTGGTCGATTTTGACGGCATCGTGGCCTATGAAATCAGCGCCGATCGCGGCCTGATTTACATTGATGCCAATAAGCGCCAAGTATTGTCGGCACCCGGCCAGCCAATGGCTCAGCCCAATCCGGCCAATCAGCAATACGTGCGCGAGCATGATGAACATGAAGAATCGGAGCGCGATGATGGCTAAATCTGCCGAAGGAAATGTGCTGTTGGCCAAAATCAGCCTGATTGGCTTATCCGTGACGGCGGTGCTCGGCGGCTGGCTGATGTTGCTGCCTGCCGCCAATAAAACCACGGCCGCCGCGCCCCCGCCTTTGCCTGCCGCCGCCAACCCGCCTTTGCGCCGGGTGTCGGCAGCACAGCTACCGCAAAACAACGCCTTACCCGGCTTGCGCCAAGTGCGCCGCCAACAGGCTGCACCGGTGGTGCGCACTCGCTCTTCACGTTAGGGTGCAGCAGCCATGCTCAGTATTGAGTTTGATGCCATGGGCTGCCGGATACAGCTTGTGCTCGACAGCGATTCTGCCGCTGCCGCAGCGGCATTGCAGCAAACGCCGACATGGTTTGCGCAATGGTCGGCACAGCTCAGCCGCTTTGATGCCGACAGCGAATTAAGCTGCCTAAACCGGTACGGCAGCGGCCAAGTGAGCGGCGTATTGTGGTCGGTATTGCAGGCAGCCTTGCAAGCGGCACGCAGCAGCAATGGCTTGGTTACCCCCACCATATTGCCTGCCCTGCTCGCCGCCGGTTATACCTGCAGCTTTGAGCAACTGAATCGACAGCAGCCGGAGAGGCTGCCTGAAGCCGCAGCCGTACCCGATTGGCAACGGATTGCGTGCAACGAAGCCACGCAATCCGTGGATTTGAACGGCACACAGCTCGACTTGGGCGGCATTGCCAAAGGCTGGTGCGCGCAGCAAGCGGCTCAAAAGCTGCATGTGCATGGCGCAGTGCTGGTGGATGCAGGTGGCGATATTGCAGTTTGCGGCACGCCAGCAAATACCGCGGCCTGGACAGTGGCGGTTGCCCATCCCCTACTGCCGCAACAGGATGCGGCGCTGCTTTATCTGCGCAGCGGTGCGGTAGCCACCTCCGGGCGCGATTACCGCCATTGGCAGCGCCATGGTCAAACATGCCACCACATCATCGACCCGCGCAGCGGCATTTCCGGCCACAGCGACATCATCAACGCCACTGTGCATGCCGCCGATGCGGTAACGGCGGAAATGGCGGCCAAAGCTATCTTGATACTGGGCAGTGCCGCCGCCAAGCCTTGGCTGGCAGCACAAGCTCATCTGGCGGCCTGTTG contains:
- a CDS encoding transporter substrate-binding domain-containing protein, which encodes MTSLNAIAEDQGFKVQFIHQPWEGIFDTLDRDERAIVAAGVTATEERHQKYALSNGYYFSPDLAVYTDSKLDLKTFADLKDLKVATQIKTSRITDLQKLKGGNDKIIATDTLYLALKEVVGGKADAVVGDEAVLKYYMQGEPSVAFKSFEYAPNATVPEIVFVLKKGNTELQSKINTGLANIKANGVYAKINQKWFGSASTKPMAASQ
- a CDS encoding transporter substrate-binding domain-containing protein gives rise to the protein MQFVKTSLVAIALSILLAACGQKAVQESTTQAASTPASAAANANTYLVATDATYAPFEFRDEQGLIVGYDIDLFECHCRRSRL
- a CDS encoding FAD:protein FMN transferase, which gives rise to MLSIEFDAMGCRIQLVLDSDSAAAAAALQQTPTWFAQWSAQLSRFDADSELSCLNRYGSGQVSGVLWSVLQAALQAARSSNGLVTPTILPALLAAGYTCSFEQLNRQQPERLPEAAAVPDWQRIACNEATQSVDLNGTQLDLGGIAKGWCAQQAAQKLHVHGAVLVDAGGDIAVCGTPANTAAWTVAVAHPLLPQQDAALLYLRSGAVATSGRDYRHWQRHGQTCHHIIDPRSGISGHSDIINATVHAADAVTAEMAAKAILILGSAAAKPWLAAQAHLAACWLSEQYGWQSAGIFDWHTAPPSTQQ